A genomic window from Quercus lobata isolate SW786 chromosome 10, ValleyOak3.0 Primary Assembly, whole genome shotgun sequence includes:
- the LOC115965121 gene encoding uncharacterized protein LOC115965121, with amino-acid sequence MSVARPPAEDFEHELKRARIEIRPALSFSDDDKAGAIQPYDDALVVTLRIGEYDVKRVLVDQGSEVEIMYPDLYKGLNLKLEDLTSYDSPLVGFDGKVVIPKGQIRLPVQASSEVVAVDFIMVDTYSPYTAIVARPWLPTLGVVSSTLHLKVKYSSGDQIEKLVGSQFMASWCWLLSLEWGWMGLAVALDIWIKVVEALKVSE; translated from the exons ATGTCTGTGGCTCGGCCACCTGCTGAGGACTTTGAACATGAGCTGAAGAGAGCTAGGATAGAGATCCGACCAGCGTTGAGCTTCTCAGACGATGATAAGGCTGGAGCCATACAACCATatgatgatgccttggtggtcacccTCAGGATAGGGGAGTATGATGTGAAAAGGGTACTAGTGGATCAAGGTAGTGAGGTAGAGATTATGTATCCTGATTTGTATAAGGGGCTAAATTTGAAGTTGGAAGATTTGACGAGTTATGATTCACCTCTGGTGGGCTTTGATGGAAAGGTTGTTATTCCAAAGGGTCAGATTAGACTACCCGTGCAGGCTAGCTCAGAGGTGGTAGCGGTGGATTTTATTATGGTGGATACTTATTCTCCATACACAGCCATTGTGGCACGGCCTTGGCTCCCTACCCTAGGGGTTGTTTCTTCCACCCTCCATTTGAAAGTGAAGTATTCGTCCGGGGACCAGATCGAGAAGTTGGTTGGAAGCCAGTTCATGGCTAG CTGGTGTTGGCTCTTGTCTCTTGAGTGGGGGTGGATGGGGCTAGCCGTGGCATTGGATATTTGGATTAAGGTAGTGGAGGCATTAAAAGTTAGTGAATAA